In Paenibacillus sp. JQZ6Y-1, the following proteins share a genomic window:
- a CDS encoding NAD(P)/FAD-dependent oxidoreductase, giving the protein MKNFVILGGGYGGITLLHELLDQKIPADTQLILVDRMPFQGLKTEYYALAAGTSSDMELRVKYPTHPKLNIRYGEVTGIQLDEKSIQFEDGESLAYDQLVIALGCTDNFHGVPGADEYTCTIQTFEATRETYRRINNLPPQSTVNIVGGGLSGIEIAAEIRESREDLHVRILDRGERLLSSSPARMSKYVEAWFREHNVELRNKINISRVEADCVYNGPDERIPADITVWTAGIRPVPLIDELNVNQDNSGRVILDDLYRIPGRPEVFVCGDCASLPFAASAQAAESQAEQIANVVVAGWKGETPKVQPLKLKGTLGALGKHAGFGSGFGFGGKSSVTGRVPRLLKSGVLWMSKHHFG; this is encoded by the coding sequence ATGAAAAACTTTGTCATTCTAGGCGGAGGCTACGGCGGCATTACGCTGCTGCACGAACTGCTGGATCAGAAAATACCGGCGGATACCCAACTGATTTTGGTAGACCGCATGCCATTTCAAGGGCTGAAAACCGAATACTACGCATTGGCGGCAGGCACATCCTCCGATATGGAGTTGCGCGTAAAATATCCAACTCATCCCAAGCTGAATATTCGTTATGGCGAAGTGACCGGCATTCAATTGGACGAGAAAAGTATCCAGTTTGAAGATGGTGAATCGCTCGCTTACGATCAGCTGGTTATCGCACTGGGCTGTACTGACAATTTCCACGGCGTACCCGGCGCAGATGAATATACATGCACGATTCAAACCTTTGAAGCGACTCGCGAGACATATCGTCGCATCAACAATCTGCCTCCACAATCGACGGTTAATATTGTCGGTGGTGGTCTGAGTGGTATTGAGATCGCTGCGGAGATTCGGGAAAGTCGCGAAGATCTGCATGTACGCATCCTGGATCGCGGTGAACGTCTACTCTCCTCTTCACCAGCACGTATGTCCAAATACGTAGAAGCATGGTTCCGCGAGCATAATGTAGAGCTTCGCAACAAAATCAATATTAGCCGTGTCGAAGCAGATTGCGTCTATAACGGACCCGACGAGCGTATTCCTGCGGATATTACAGTATGGACTGCCGGTATTCGTCCCGTGCCGCTGATTGATGAACTGAATGTTAACCAAGATAACTCTGGTCGCGTCATTCTGGATGATCTGTACCGCATCCCAGGTCGCCCAGAAGTATTTGTATGCGGTGATTGCGCTTCTCTGCCATTCGCAGCCAGCGCACAAGCAGCAGAGTCTCAGGCGGAGCAGATTGCTAACGTCGTCGTTGCTGGTTGGAAAGGCGAAACACCAAAAGTACAACCACTTAAGCTGAAAGGTACACTCGGTGCACTTGGTAAGCATGCGGGCTTTGGCTCCGGCTTTGGCTTTGGCGGCAAAAGCTCCGTTACCGGTCGTGTTCCTCGCCTGCTGAAAAGTGGCGTACTGTGGATGTCCAAGCACCATTTCGGCTAG
- a CDS encoding COX15/CtaA family protein yields MARKPLITIRQLKWLSYITCIAMFLATMGGLVVTKTGSGMGCGAQWPLCHGQFIPAYTIASLIEYTHRAVSGFAGLTALFSFIGFMFFNKNRELRLYALLTFIFVILQAIMGAMAVVFSQSSAVMALHFGFAMIAFSSAMLMAFTARRLHIRQQTHDLSNQPPVSKGFRNLTWFATIFTYIVVYTGAFVTHTDSRGGCSGFPLCNGAIVPELSGGVAVAFLHRVAAVALVIVIAILGHYAYRYHPNNPGIRKMGLIAVLFILLQFVSGAVNIFTMSVPEIYFFATMAHTLLIQFLFGILCYMSLRTWQLSRGPRGEIAPDAWNKETPSDKGVPAPR; encoded by the coding sequence ATGGCACGTAAGCCACTGATCACGATTCGACAGTTAAAATGGTTGAGCTATATAACCTGTATCGCTATGTTTTTGGCTACAATGGGCGGTTTGGTCGTTACGAAGACCGGCTCTGGAATGGGATGCGGTGCACAATGGCCGCTCTGTCACGGTCAATTTATTCCCGCTTATACGATCGCCTCGTTGATTGAGTACACGCACCGAGCAGTGAGCGGATTTGCTGGTTTGACTGCATTGTTCTCGTTTATCGGATTTATGTTTTTTAACAAAAATCGTGAATTGCGACTGTATGCGCTGCTGACATTTATATTCGTTATTTTGCAGGCAATTATGGGCGCGATGGCGGTTGTCTTTTCCCAATCCTCGGCTGTGATGGCATTGCACTTTGGCTTTGCGATGATCGCTTTCTCCAGTGCGATGCTGATGGCATTCACAGCGCGGCGATTGCATATTCGCCAACAGACACATGATCTGTCCAATCAGCCGCCAGTCAGCAAGGGCTTCCGTAATCTGACTTGGTTTGCTACGATCTTCACGTATATTGTCGTTTACACCGGAGCGTTTGTGACGCATACGGATTCGCGCGGCGGTTGTTCTGGGTTCCCGCTTTGTAACGGAGCAATTGTACCGGAATTGTCTGGTGGTGTAGCTGTTGCCTTCCTGCACCGTGTAGCAGCAGTGGCACTGGTGATCGTTATTGCGATTCTTGGTCATTACGCATATCGTTACCATCCGAACAATCCGGGCATTCGCAAAATGGGTCTGATTGCAGTCCTGTTCATTCTGCTGCAATTTGTCAGCGGTGCAGTCAACATCTTCACCATGAGCGTACCGGAAATCTACTTCTTCGCTACAATGGCGCATACATTATTAATCCAGTTCCTGTTCGGGATTCTGTGTTATATGAGTCTGCGTACATGGCAATTGAGTCGCGGTCCACGCGGTGAGATTGCGCCGGACGCATGGAACAAAGAAACACCAAGCGACAAAGGCGTGCCTGCACCACGTTGA
- the mqnE gene encoding aminofutalosine synthase MqnE: MSTIITPHTDTRMAEIIHKVRTGERLTLEDGVYLYESDDILTIGQLANEANQRKNGNKVYFIENMSLYFTNVCEAHCAFCNFRKDEGEEGSYTLSGQEMVDYVKQHIHPGIREFHIVGGHNNNVPFQYYVDSLQALNEAFPEVTLKAYTAAEIDFFTRISGLNIREVLIKLREAGLQSLTGGGAEILSDEYRKKMRVDKANVDRYLEVHRTAHELGMRTHTTMLYGSIESYEDRVQHMIHIRELQDETNGFQVFIPLSMQPKSKNASIMRRNSAYEDLKTIAISRLMLDNIDHIKAYFINIGTQLTQMALAFGASDVHGTILKERISHAAGALTPEGLTRKELVWLVKGAGRIPVERDTFYNEIKVYD; encoded by the coding sequence ATGTCCACCATTATTACACCGCATACGGATACTCGCATGGCGGAGATCATTCACAAAGTACGCACCGGTGAGCGTTTAACGCTTGAAGATGGCGTCTATTTATATGAAAGTGACGATATTTTGACCATCGGGCAGCTGGCGAATGAAGCCAACCAGCGCAAAAATGGCAATAAAGTTTACTTTATCGAAAATATGAGCCTGTACTTTACCAATGTGTGCGAAGCACATTGCGCATTTTGTAACTTCCGTAAGGATGAAGGGGAAGAAGGCTCGTATACGCTGAGCGGCCAAGAAATGGTCGATTATGTGAAGCAGCATATTCATCCGGGCATCCGTGAGTTCCATATTGTCGGCGGTCACAACAACAATGTACCGTTCCAATATTATGTAGATTCCCTTCAAGCCCTGAATGAAGCATTCCCAGAAGTTACGCTCAAAGCCTATACAGCGGCAGAGATCGATTTCTTCACTCGGATCAGCGGCTTGAATATACGCGAAGTGCTGATCAAACTGCGCGAAGCAGGTCTGCAATCGCTGACCGGTGGCGGTGCCGAGATTCTGTCTGACGAGTATCGCAAAAAAATGCGCGTCGACAAAGCCAATGTAGACCGTTATCTGGAGGTTCACCGTACGGCGCATGAGCTGGGAATGCGTACGCATACCACAATGCTGTACGGCTCCATTGAAAGCTACGAAGATCGTGTACAGCATATGATTCATATCCGTGAGCTTCAAGACGAAACCAACGGATTCCAAGTATTCATTCCGCTGTCTATGCAGCCAAAAAGCAAAAACGCAAGCATCATGCGCCGCAACTCCGCGTATGAAGATCTCAAAACGATTGCGATCAGCCGTCTAATGCTGGACAATATCGATCACATCAAAGCATATTTCATTAACATCGGTACCCAGCTGACGCAGATGGCACTGGCATTCGGTGCATCTGACGTACACGGCACTATCCTCAAAGAACGTATTAGTCACGCAGCCGGCGCTCTGACACCGGAAGGGCTGACACGTAAGGAATTGGTATGGCTTGTCAAAGGTGCAGGCCGCATTCCGGTTGAGCGGGATACCTTCTATAACGAAATCAAAGTGTACGACTGA
- a CDS encoding thioredoxin family protein, giving the protein MQIINTSESFHTTIASPELTIAVFKADWCGDCKYIDPFMPEVESHYADRLRLVEVDVDGVGDVSQEQNIMGIPSFVAYANGKELIRFVNKARKSRQEIEQFLDRAVEVYNTLNAQTAE; this is encoded by the coding sequence ATGCAAATCATCAATACAAGCGAAAGCTTTCATACAACCATTGCTTCACCAGAATTGACGATTGCTGTGTTCAAAGCCGATTGGTGCGGAGACTGCAAGTATATCGATCCATTTATGCCAGAGGTAGAGTCTCACTATGCAGATCGTCTGCGACTGGTGGAAGTAGATGTGGATGGCGTGGGCGACGTGAGCCAAGAGCAAAATATTATGGGCATCCCAAGCTTTGTAGCTTATGCGAACGGCAAAGAATTGATCCGTTTTGTTAACAAAGCGCGCAAATCCCGTCAAGAAATTGAGCAGTTTTTGGATCGTGCAGTTGAAGTGTACAATACACTGAATGCACAAACTGCCGAATAA
- a CDS encoding NifU family protein: MSDNSVQTQMYDEVLEVLDKLRPFLQRDGGDVELVDVEDGIVKLKLMGACGSCPSSTITLKAGIERALFEEVEGVEEVVQVF, from the coding sequence ATGAGTGATAATAGCGTACAAACACAAATGTATGATGAAGTGCTTGAAGTGCTGGATAAATTGCGTCCGTTCCTGCAACGCGATGGCGGTGACGTGGAACTGGTAGACGTTGAAGACGGTATCGTCAAACTGAAGCTGATGGGTGCATGCGGTAGCTGCCCAAGCTCCACGATCACACTGAAAGCTGGTATTGAGCGCGCCCTTTTCGAAGAAGTTGAAGGTGTGGAAGAGGTTGTACAGGTATTCTAA
- a CDS encoding methionine ABC transporter ATP-binding protein: MIRLENLTKVYGKGKNLSPALDNLNLSIEKGEIFGVIGHSGAGKSTLIRCINLLERPTSGHVWIDDVDMTRLGKRALQTRRRKIGMIFQHFNLLSSATVYDNIAFPLRLVKTPEAKIRSRVQELLNLVGLEAHARKYPAQLSGGQKQRVGIARALASDPDVLLCDEATSALDPQTTNSILNLLLDINQRFHLTIVLITHEMNVIQTICDRVAVIHQGGIVEQGPVAEVFLKPQHVVTRDFITRESSEGTLLDAVLAGPHSASSLAVKVSFLGEKTYDSILSRAVRATGVDFAILQGTIGTLKSVPYGQLVVRFDGESAAVQRTLETLKAEGLNVEVMES, translated from the coding sequence TTGATCCGTCTTGAGAACCTAACCAAAGTATACGGAAAAGGCAAGAACCTGAGTCCGGCACTGGATAACCTGAACCTGTCGATCGAAAAGGGTGAAATTTTCGGTGTGATCGGTCATTCCGGTGCAGGCAAAAGTACACTGATCCGATGTATCAATTTGTTGGAGCGTCCAACTTCTGGGCATGTCTGGATTGATGATGTGGATATGACTCGACTAGGCAAGCGGGCATTGCAAACCCGTCGCCGTAAAATTGGCATGATCTTTCAGCATTTCAATCTGCTCTCCTCAGCAACGGTGTATGACAATATCGCCTTCCCGCTGAGACTGGTGAAAACGCCGGAAGCGAAAATCCGCTCTCGTGTGCAGGAGCTGCTGAATCTGGTCGGTCTGGAAGCTCATGCGCGCAAGTATCCAGCGCAGCTGTCTGGTGGACAGAAGCAGCGTGTCGGTATCGCTCGTGCATTGGCAAGCGACCCGGATGTACTTCTGTGTGATGAAGCGACGTCTGCGCTTGATCCGCAGACAACGAACTCAATCCTCAATCTACTGCTGGATATTAATCAGCGCTTTCATCTGACGATTGTGCTCATCACGCATGAAATGAATGTAATTCAGACGATCTGTGACCGTGTTGCCGTCATTCATCAGGGTGGCATTGTGGAGCAGGGTCCTGTTGCGGAAGTGTTCCTGAAGCCGCAGCATGTGGTTACGCGCGACTTCATTACGCGCGAATCGAGCGAGGGTACATTGCTCGATGCTGTGCTGGCAGGTCCACACAGCGCTTCTTCATTGGCTGTGAAAGTCTCGTTCCTTGGAGAGAAGACGTACGATTCGATTTTGTCGCGTGCCGTACGCGCAACCGGTGTAGACTTTGCTATTTTACAAGGAACGATCGGAACGCTAAAAAGTGTGCCGTATGGACAACTGGTTGTACGCTTTGACGGTGAATCGGCTGCAGTGCAGCGAACGCTGGAAACGCTGAAAGCGGAAGGTCTGAATGTGGAGGTGATGGAATCGTGA
- a CDS encoding HesB/IscA family protein yields the protein MIIISDAAATRMKEIMADQDIPGLFVRVGVNAGGCSGFSYAMGFDSEESEQDIYMTIQDMKVVVDKEDLKFLNGLEIDFEESGLSGGFTIHNPNAIATCGCGSSFRTRQEDEVLAQPCED from the coding sequence ATGATTATAATCAGTGATGCAGCAGCAACACGCATGAAGGAAATCATGGCTGACCAGGACATTCCCGGCCTGTTTGTTCGCGTAGGCGTCAATGCCGGCGGATGCAGCGGATTTTCGTATGCGATGGGCTTTGACAGCGAGGAATCCGAACAGGATATATATATGACGATTCAGGATATGAAGGTAGTTGTCGATAAGGAAGACCTCAAGTTTCTGAACGGTCTGGAGATCGATTTTGAAGAATCCGGTCTATCTGGCGGTTTCACCATTCATAATCCGAATGCAATTGCGACTTGTGGTTGCGGTTCGTCGTTCCGCACGCGCCAAGAGGACGAAGTATTGGCTCAGCCTTGCGAGGATTGA
- a CDS encoding TraX family protein gives MLQWLAMITMLIDHLGYAFFPDERYLRVIGRLAFPIYCYFIVVGYSYTRNKGTYASRLLTIAVLAQFPFMFAFNIQNLNVVFTLLFGLLLIIAIDRIPKRYVALSILLALVVAWIAEVLHTDYGAYGILLILIFRYAKGYWRVLLHLVMDILFVLGHLNSSIQVYSILATLLITISEQMQAQHTAKSPAERPSWLGWLQPPRWLWRAFYPAHLAIIAIIVQGSAYGYL, from the coding sequence ATGCTGCAATGGCTCGCAATGATTACGATGCTGATTGATCATCTAGGATATGCTTTTTTTCCAGATGAGCGTTATTTGAGAGTAATCGGGCGGCTCGCATTCCCGATTTACTGCTACTTTATTGTGGTCGGCTACAGCTACACCCGCAACAAAGGCACCTATGCCAGTCGGCTGTTAACCATTGCGGTATTGGCACAGTTTCCGTTTATGTTCGCTTTTAACATTCAAAACCTGAACGTTGTGTTTACGCTGCTGTTCGGTCTGCTGCTTATCATCGCGATAGATCGGATTCCCAAGCGCTATGTTGCGTTATCCATTCTGCTGGCGCTTGTCGTAGCATGGATCGCTGAAGTGCTGCATACGGATTATGGAGCATATGGTATTCTGCTAATTCTCATCTTCCGGTATGCAAAGGGCTACTGGCGGGTGCTTCTGCATCTGGTCATGGATATTCTGTTCGTGCTTGGTCATCTGAACAGCTCAATCCAGGTGTATAGCATACTTGCCACATTGCTCATTACAATCAGCGAGCAGATGCAGGCCCAGCATACAGCAAAATCGCCTGCTGAACGTCCTTCGTGGCTGGGCTGGTTACAGCCGCCGCGCTGGTTGTGGCGCGCTTTCTATCCCGCTCATCTGGCGATCATTGCTATCATCGTACAAGGAAGCGCCTACGGTTATCTGTAG
- a CDS encoding SDR family oxidoreductase produces the protein MERKTALITGSAKGLGKMTALTLASQGHHIALNYVHSREEAEQLQRQIEHMGVHCIAVQANVSKEQDIDRLVDEVEQQLGTVDILVNNAGPFIRERRLFADYERSEIMELLQGNLIGTMLLDHRVLSGMRERKWGRIIHFGFGHAAESRSWPHRAVYAAAKVGLVSFTKTLAVEEASNGITVNMICPGDIRGDNKEKRIEDVLGMSDGETPRGRPGSGEDIARVISYLCEQDSDFITGNIMDISGGLDPIRPYVGK, from the coding sequence TTGGAACGTAAAACCGCCCTTATTACCGGAAGTGCCAAAGGTCTTGGCAAAATGACGGCGCTCACATTGGCGAGCCAGGGTCATCATATTGCATTGAATTACGTACACAGTCGAGAGGAAGCGGAGCAGCTTCAGCGACAGATTGAACATATGGGCGTGCACTGTATTGCGGTGCAGGCAAATGTATCTAAAGAGCAGGACATTGACCGTTTGGTGGATGAGGTGGAGCAGCAGCTAGGTACAGTCGACATTCTGGTGAACAACGCGGGACCCTTTATCCGTGAACGGCGCTTATTTGCCGACTATGAGCGTTCCGAGATTATGGAGCTGCTACAGGGCAATCTGATCGGCACGATGCTGCTGGATCATCGGGTGCTGTCTGGTATGCGTGAACGTAAGTGGGGGCGTATTATCCACTTTGGCTTTGGTCATGCTGCTGAATCGCGTTCATGGCCACATCGCGCGGTCTATGCAGCAGCTAAAGTCGGCTTGGTGTCCTTTACCAAAACACTTGCTGTAGAGGAAGCATCCAATGGCATCACCGTGAATATGATCTGTCCGGGTGATATACGCGGCGACAACAAGGAAAAGCGGATTGAGGATGTACTCGGGATGAGCGATGGCGAAACCCCGCGTGGACGCCCGGGAAGCGGCGAGGATATCGCCCGTGTCATCTCGTATCTGTGCGAGCAGGATTCTGATTTTATCACAGGCAATATTATGGACATCTCCGGCGGGCTGGACCCGATCCGTCCCTACGTTGGTAAATAA
- a CDS encoding methionine ABC transporter permease encodes MSNFGELDFSQIDWSEFGTATIETLEMVGASGLFTLLIGLPLGVLLFMTARSTSGFLRGLYTVLSVIVNILRSVPFIILIVALLPVTAMIVGTSIGVKGTIPPLVIAAAPFFARLVETALREVDRGVIEAAYAMGASTGQVVGKVLLREAMPGLLAGLTVTIVALVSNTAMAGMIGAGGLGTLAINYGYYRYDMGVMLVAVVLMVVIVQALQMLGDRLVIHFSRR; translated from the coding sequence GTGAGCAACTTTGGCGAACTGGACTTTTCACAGATTGACTGGAGCGAATTCGGTACAGCGACGATTGAGACGCTAGAGATGGTCGGAGCATCTGGACTGTTTACTTTGCTGATTGGTCTGCCGCTAGGCGTATTGCTGTTTATGACGGCACGTTCTACATCCGGCTTTTTACGCGGATTGTATACGGTACTGTCGGTTATCGTGAATATTTTGCGTTCCGTACCATTTATTATCCTGATTGTGGCTTTGCTGCCGGTGACGGCCATGATTGTTGGTACATCGATTGGTGTCAAAGGAACGATCCCACCACTTGTTATTGCGGCTGCGCCGTTTTTTGCACGGCTAGTGGAGACTGCGCTGCGTGAAGTGGATCGCGGTGTGATTGAAGCAGCGTATGCGATGGGTGCATCAACTGGGCAAGTTGTCGGTAAAGTACTGCTGCGCGAAGCGATGCCGGGACTGCTGGCTGGTCTGACCGTAACAATCGTCGCACTGGTATCCAATACAGCGATGGCTGGTATGATCGGTGCAGGTGGACTGGGTACACTCGCAATCAACTACGGTTATTACCGTTATGATATGGGCGTTATGCTCGTAGCGGTCGTACTGATGGTTGTCATCGTACAGGCGCTACAAATGCTGGGCGATCGTCTGGTGATTCATTTTTCACGCCGATAA
- a CDS encoding metallophosphoesterase family protein, which translates to MTQRMIAISDIHGEVDLLNQLLELTEYDPAQDQLILLGDYVDRGSDARETLERVIELVDQGAVALLGNHEDLMLTALTSGREADWNRWLKVNGGLATLQSYGFTREQLITLSGEDFHLPDLHNDVLDRHLAFIRTLRLYYETPHYICVHAGIEPGKRPEECSRRELIWIREAFHNGYDGDKFIVFGHTPTFYLYHDNSNFEIYYGTNRIIGIDGGAVYGGQLNALDLTNGTAYSVRKVQA; encoded by the coding sequence ATGACACAGCGTATGATTGCTATCAGCGATATTCACGGTGAGGTTGACCTGCTGAACCAACTGCTTGAACTAACGGAATATGATCCTGCACAGGATCAGCTTATTTTGCTCGGTGATTATGTCGATCGGGGCAGTGATGCACGCGAGACGTTGGAGCGCGTGATAGAATTGGTGGATCAGGGCGCGGTTGCCCTACTTGGTAATCATGAGGATCTGATGCTAACGGCGCTGACCAGCGGACGCGAAGCGGATTGGAATCGCTGGCTGAAAGTGAATGGCGGACTGGCTACGCTGCAAAGCTATGGGTTTACCCGCGAGCAGCTCATTACGCTGTCTGGTGAAGATTTTCATTTGCCGGATCTGCATAATGATGTGCTGGATCGACATCTGGCGTTTATCCGTACCCTACGACTGTATTATGAGACGCCCCATTATATTTGTGTGCATGCTGGCATTGAACCCGGCAAAAGACCAGAGGAATGCTCTAGACGCGAGCTGATCTGGATTCGCGAAGCGTTTCATAACGGATATGATGGTGACAAATTCATCGTATTCGGTCATACGCCCACGTTTTATCTATATCATGACAATAGCAATTTCGAGATTTATTACGGCACGAACCGGATTATTGGCATCGACGGCGGCGCGGTATATGGCGGTCAACTCAATGCGCTTGATCTGACCAACGGCACAGCGTATTCGGTGCGCAAAGTACAGGCATAA
- a CDS encoding MetQ/NlpA family ABC transporter substrate-binding protein yields the protein MKKWLLALLSVMLIAVVAACGNSSSSNSNESAQSGASGSSSEPVTLRVGATAVPHAEILNHLKPTLEAEGVNLDVVEFTDYIQPNVQLNDGKLDANYFQTKPYLDEQNKSRGMDLVTVQGVHIEPFGGYSKKYTSLDQLPDGATIAIPNEVSNGARALILLANNGLIELKDKTNITSTIKDITSNPKNLQFKELDAAMLTRQLDQVDMAMINMNYVLEAKIDPKSALVVEDSSAPYANYLVSRADNKDSEAIQKLAKALTSDDTKKFIEEQYKGAVIPAF from the coding sequence ATGAAAAAATGGTTGCTTGCACTTCTTAGCGTAATGCTGATTGCGGTTGTTGCCGCTTGTGGTAACAGCTCTTCCAGCAATAGTAATGAGTCCGCACAATCCGGTGCTTCCGGTAGCTCTTCTGAGCCAGTAACGCTGCGCGTCGGCGCAACTGCTGTACCGCATGCTGAAATCCTGAATCACCTGAAACCAACGCTGGAAGCAGAAGGCGTTAACCTAGATGTTGTTGAATTCACAGACTACATCCAACCAAACGTACAGCTGAATGACGGCAAGCTGGACGCAAACTATTTCCAAACAAAGCCTTACTTGGATGAGCAAAACAAATCCCGTGGTATGGATCTGGTAACGGTACAAGGTGTACACATCGAGCCATTCGGTGGATATTCCAAAAAGTATACGTCGCTTGACCAACTGCCTGACGGTGCAACCATCGCGATCCCGAACGAAGTATCCAACGGTGCGCGTGCACTGATCCTGCTGGCTAATAACGGTCTGATCGAGCTGAAAGACAAAACAAACATCACTTCGACTATCAAAGACATCACATCCAACCCGAAAAACCTGCAATTCAAAGAGCTGGATGCAGCGATGCTGACTCGTCAGCTGGATCAAGTCGATATGGCGATGATCAACATGAACTATGTACTGGAAGCAAAAATCGATCCTAAATCTGCACTGGTGGTGGAAGATAGCAGCGCTCCATATGCCAACTATCTGGTATCCCGTGCAGATAACAAAGATTCCGAAGCAATCCAAAAGCTGGCAAAAGCGCTGACTTCCGATGATACCAAAAAGTTCATTGAAGAACAGTACAAAGGTGCAGTTATCCCTGCATTCTAA
- the ybaK gene encoding Cys-tRNA(Pro) deacylase yields the protein MSSAKAKTNAMRILDKEHITYHVHEYDPEDGQVHGNAVAEKIGKPAEIVHKTLVTRGKHGLHIFVIPVAEELDLKQAARAANEKKLDMLPVKELLAHTGYIRGGCSPVGMKKLYPTFIDHRAETLETIIVSAGKVGMQVELAPQQLAEVVKAQFAEVCI from the coding sequence ATGAGTTCAGCCAAAGCCAAAACGAATGCCATGCGCATTCTAGATAAAGAACATATCACGTATCACGTACACGAATACGATCCCGAAGACGGTCAAGTACACGGCAATGCCGTAGCCGAAAAAATTGGTAAGCCTGCTGAGATCGTACATAAAACACTCGTCACCCGTGGAAAACATGGGCTGCATATCTTCGTCATTCCTGTCGCGGAAGAACTGGACCTCAAACAAGCAGCACGAGCAGCAAACGAGAAAAAGCTCGATATGCTGCCTGTGAAGGAGCTACTCGCCCATACTGGCTATATTCGTGGTGGTTGCTCCCCCGTTGGCATGAAAAAGCTCTATCCTACCTTTATTGATCATCGTGCGGAGACGCTGGAAACGATCATCGTTAGCGCTGGTAAGGTGGGGATGCAGGTGGAGCTTGCGCCACAGCAACTGGCAGAGGTGGTCAAAGCCCAATTTGCTGAGGTGTGCATTTGA
- a CDS encoding YuzB family protein has product MRPIIEFCQSNMHNGTDMILKELEGNPDYDVVEYGCLGNCGQCYAMPYALVNGEIVSADDADSLYTLIKEKIAEADAWANLDLD; this is encoded by the coding sequence ATGAGACCGATTATCGAATTTTGCCAAAGCAATATGCATAATGGGACGGACATGATCCTGAAGGAGCTGGAAGGCAACCCGGATTATGATGTAGTAGAGTATGGCTGTCTTGGCAACTGCGGACAATGCTACGCTATGCCGTATGCACTGGTCAACGGAGAGATCGTATCAGCGGACGATGCTGATTCCCTATATACTTTAATCAAGGAAAAGATCGCCGAAGCCGATGCGTGGGCGAATCTGGATCTCGATTGA